The Streptomyces tubercidicus DNA segment CAGCGTCCCCGACCGGCTGGCCGACATGGACGTCAACCACGTCCAGTCCGCCCTGTGTTTCCCGACCTTCCCCCGCTTCTGCGGCCAGACCTTCACCGAGGCCAAGGACCGGGAACTGGGCCTGCTGGGGGTGCGCGCCTACAACGACTGGATGGTGGAGGAGTGGTGCGGCCCGCAGGCGCGGGGGCGGCTGATACCGCTCACCCTGATCCCCCTGTGGGACGCCGAGCTGGCCGCCGCGGAAGTACGGCGCAACGCGGCCCGCGGCGTCCGCGCCGTCTGTTTCAGCGAGATTCCGCCGCACCTGGGGCTGCCCAGCATCCACACCGACTACTGGGACCCGTTCCTGCGCGCCTGCGCCGAGACCGGCACGGTCGTGGCCATGCACATCGGCTCGTCCAGCAAGATGCCCTCGACGTCCGCGGACGCCCCGCCCGCCGTCGGCTCCACGATCACCTTCGCCAACTGCTGCTTCTCGATGGTCGACTGGCTGATGAGCGGCAAGTTCGACCGCTTCCCCGGCTTGAAGATCATGTATGCCGAGGGCCAGATCGGCTGGATCCCGTACATCCTGGAGCGCGCGGACGTGGTCTGGGAGGAGAACCGCGGCTGGGGCGGCGTCGCCGACAAGGTCCTCCGCCCGCCGTCCGAACTCTTCACCGGGCACGTCTACGGCTGCTTCTTCGACGACGCCTTCGGCCTGAAGAGCCTGGACGCGATCGGCGTCGGCAATGTGCTGTACGAGACGGACTACCCCCACTCGGACTCGACCTGGCCGAAGTCGCGGGAGGTCGGCGAGTCCCAGATGGGGCATCTGGCCCCGGATGTGGTGGAGCGGATCGTGCGCGGCAACGCCATTGAGCTGCTGGGGCTGACGGCGGAGGGGCTCTGGGCGGGGGCGTGACGACGGGATCAGGTGCCTGACGGGGCATCGCACAGCTGCCGAAGGCCCCCGCGACCGCGCAGACGCACGGGCTCGAGGGCCCCGGCACACACAAGGATTTGGCAACTGCAGGGCCATCAGCTGCAG contains these protein-coding regions:
- a CDS encoding amidohydrolase family protein, whose translation is METFPKIISVDDHTVEPPNVWRDRLPSKYRDTGPRIVRAPVREMTFVGGKFAPKMGDVGDDGPIADWWIYEDLHRPLTRLDTAVGYSRDDIKLEGITYEQMRPGSFSVPDRLADMDVNHVQSALCFPTFPRFCGQTFTEAKDRELGLLGVRAYNDWMVEEWCGPQARGRLIPLTLIPLWDAELAAAEVRRNAARGVRAVCFSEIPPHLGLPSIHTDYWDPFLRACAETGTVVAMHIGSSSKMPSTSADAPPAVGSTITFANCCFSMVDWLMSGKFDRFPGLKIMYAEGQIGWIPYILERADVVWEENRGWGGVADKVLRPPSELFTGHVYGCFFDDAFGLKSLDAIGVGNVLYETDYPHSDSTWPKSREVGESQMGHLAPDVVERIVRGNAIELLGLTAEGLWAGA